One Ignisphaera sp. DNA window includes the following coding sequences:
- a CDS encoding ABC transporter ATP-binding protein yields the protein MSYLMRVQNLSVYYSKIRVLNNINLDVIQGETIALVGESGCGKTTLANVILRTLPEIAYVDNNSKVLYKLGNNYVEILHLPHMLFRTQIRWKEISMVPQSALNALNPTIKIRDHFIETAKAHGFSDKGEVLERARFLLESVKLDADRVLNMYPIELSGGMKQRTLIALALFLNPKFVILDEPTTALDVLTQREIILLLKDLKNKMGLTYMLITHDIALVADIADRVAVMYAGRLCEISDVHSIFYSPKHPYTQMLLASVPKLGEFKEPPDFVGVSIDYRRLPYGCKFHPRCPFAMDICRREEPPLVEVEKNRFVACWLYAKR from the coding sequence TTGAGTTACCTAATGAGGGTACAGAATCTATCTGTCTATTACTCGAAAATTAGAGTACTCAACAACATCAACCTAGATGTAATACAAGGAGAGACTATAGCCTTAGTTGGTGAAAGTGGTTGTGGTAAAACAACCCTAGCTAATGTTATCCTAAGAACATTACCAGAGATAGCGTATGTAGATAATAACTCGAAGGTGCTGTACAAGCTTGGAAATAACTATGTAGAAATACTACATCTTCCACACATGCTGTTTAGAACACAAATCCGATGGAAGGAGATTTCTATGGTTCCTCAAAGTGCTTTGAACGCTCTTAATCCTACTATAAAGATAAGGGATCATTTTATAGAGACTGCGAAGGCTCATGGTTTTAGTGATAAGGGTGAGGTTTTGGAGAGGGCTAGGTTTTTGTTGGAGTCTGTCAAGCTTGATGCTGATAGGGTTCTTAATATGTATCCTATTGAGCTTTCTGGCGGCATGAAGCAGAGAACTTTAATTGCTTTAGCATTATTTTTAAATCCTAAATTTGTTATTCTTGATGAGCCTACAACAGCTTTGGATGTGTTGACGCAAAGAGAAATAATATTGTTGCTGAAGGATCTAAAGAATAAAATGGGTTTGACCTATATGCTTATAACCCACGATATCGCTCTTGTTGCTGATATTGCTGATAGAGTAGCTGTTATGTATGCTGGCAGATTGTGTGAGATTAGCGATGTTCATAGTATTTTCTATAGTCCAAAGCATCCCTATACACAAATGTTGTTAGCTAGTGTTCCAAAACTAGGAGAATTCAAAGAACCTCCAGATTTCGTAGGTGTCTCAATTGATTATAGGAGGTTACCCTATGGCTGCAAGTTTCATCCTAGGTGTCCGTTTGCTATGGATATTTGTAGGAGGGAGGAGCCTCCTTTGGTAGAGGTTGAGAAGAATCGTTTTGTTGCATGCTGGCTATATGCAAAGAGGTGA
- a CDS encoding ABC transporter ATP-binding protein: MAPLISAKNIVMTFSIRKGLKRIYFNAVDNVSIDVNEGEVVGLIGESGSGKTTLGKITLDLLKPTKGEVLYQGINIRKMNKQQYKKYRINAQYIPQDPYASLNPYRRVIDLLLDIVKYHKLVPTDKEALEMVKDVMARVGLTPPERYLDKYPFQLSGGERQRLSIAKAIVLNPRYIVADEPVTMLDASLKAGVMKTLKNNVKDIGASLLFITHEITLLQFFGPQTRVYVMYLGEILEHGRLNDLITKPLHPYTKALLDAIPLPDPTMRESRKVSITGQIPSPINKPSGCPLHPRCPYAKPICRTEKPQLKNIEKDHFVACHLY; this comes from the coding sequence TTGGCTCCCTTGATATCGGCTAAAAATATTGTCATGACATTTTCTATAAGGAAGGGGTTGAAGAGAATATACTTCAATGCGGTGGATAATGTAAGCATAGATGTAAATGAAGGAGAGGTAGTTGGACTAATAGGTGAAAGCGGATCTGGAAAAACAACACTAGGAAAAATAACATTAGATCTGCTAAAACCAACAAAAGGAGAGGTACTATACCAAGGAATAAACATAAGAAAAATGAACAAACAGCAATACAAAAAATACAGAATAAACGCACAATACATACCACAAGACCCATATGCAAGCCTAAACCCATATAGAAGAGTTATAGATTTGCTACTTGATATTGTTAAATATCATAAGCTAGTGCCTACAGATAAGGAAGCTTTAGAGATGGTAAAAGATGTTATGGCTAGAGTAGGTCTTACTCCTCCAGAAAGATACCTAGATAAATACCCATTTCAATTAAGTGGTGGTGAGAGACAGAGATTATCAATAGCTAAAGCTATAGTATTAAATCCAAGGTATATTGTGGCTGATGAACCTGTTACCATGCTTGATGCGTCACTAAAAGCTGGTGTTATGAAAACTTTGAAAAACAATGTAAAAGACATTGGCGCCTCTCTGCTCTTCATAACACATGAAATAACATTACTACAATTCTTTGGTCCTCAAACAAGGGTCTATGTTATGTATTTAGGTGAGATTCTTGAACACGGCAGGTTAAACGATTTAATAACAAAACCTTTGCATCCCTATACAAAAGCATTACTAGATGCTATACCTCTACCAGATCCTACTATGAGGGAAAGCAGAAAAGTCTCTATAACAGGGCAAATACCATCCCCGATAAACAAACCTTCAGGTTGCCCCCTCCATCCAAGATGCCCTTACGCAAAACCCATCTGCAGGACCGAAAAGCCGCAGCTAAAGAATATAGAAAAAGATCACTTTGTTGCATGCCATTTATATTAG
- a CDS encoding ABC transporter substrate-binding protein, producing the protein MSTSIVHSQGPKLEFVVRWTKPAVVNHNPFAPQNPVGASSYLQAACRPPLYMYSIVAETFLPWTAKDFKLGIDTDGRGYLELVIRNDLKWFNGKDTKPFTAKDVWTYFMIQWKIQRNYIPWLDEIRILDDYTIRFYFNKSTMSFTAGRLDKPGEVYTYKFTAPFNYIGIRTLLTQYITTPYDIFGKWAEQVASMKLNEVPYAQLSNDLKAYQLNEVWCYGPYWVDPQTLTDTGVILRKNPYYPLANKIVFEEVDVYYTRASDQDIALERDGHITFQYSAAPLDLMGTIQADGSIPTKYFASYVWVIHGLWFNAWKYPLNITEVRQALTMLINRTKLAEAYPLRLPLDDYITGLGNSSWLPNWIRNNLYDWSYNPTKAYQLLEKAGFKRGSDGKWYDTRTGQPLSIEIACGSYTDWIAMADNLKWQWEQHGIAVTTRSFDVSLRAQVQDNLQFDVLIETGPMVSTSLAEAGGGFLNLRWSMFAGSNNINLTKVDKAWPVPLKNGTIIYVSPYVETLKLQAFLPFTPEWWDSLAKLVWFWNYYIFTGVGWKVIRTFAVNVKTTNIMELIGPPDGVIDTGLGYKLPYYDGMRIWWFGSSPTGFIAPYLFQDYGLLKPATKILWPPETLPRPTDIRNLIPSEFKVKTLPEVVDALLKLITPPTTTTSPATQPRTTTTPITSPTSPVTTATTTTPPTTSPATTTPPATSPSPTQTQTVATPISTVTVTATIERSVTVPSTVTVLSTKITTIVSASPTTVTATDWTTTTILAVVLLVVGIAIGWIIKRK; encoded by the coding sequence GTGTCCACTAGTATTGTTCATTCACAAGGCCCTAAGCTTGAATTCGTGGTTAGATGGACTAAACCTGCTGTTGTCAATCATAATCCCTTTGCCCCCCAAAATCCTGTTGGGGCTTCATCATATCTTCAAGCAGCATGTAGACCTCCGCTATACATGTATAGTATTGTAGCTGAAACGTTTCTACCCTGGACTGCCAAGGACTTTAAACTAGGTATAGACACAGATGGCAGGGGTTATCTAGAGCTTGTCATCAGAAACGATCTTAAATGGTTTAATGGTAAAGATACGAAGCCTTTCACAGCAAAGGATGTTTGGACTTATTTCATGATACAGTGGAAGATCCAGAGAAACTACATACCATGGTTAGACGAAATTAGGATATTAGATGACTATACCATAAGGTTCTATTTCAATAAATCAACTATGTCGTTTACCGCTGGGAGACTAGATAAACCTGGAGAAGTATATACATATAAGTTTACCGCACCATTTAATTACATAGGTATAAGGACATTACTGACACAATACATTACAACACCTTACGATATATTTGGTAAGTGGGCTGAACAAGTGGCTTCAATGAAGCTTAATGAGGTTCCCTATGCTCAGCTTAGCAATGATCTCAAGGCTTATCAACTAAATGAGGTATGGTGCTACGGTCCTTACTGGGTTGACCCACAAACCTTGACCGATACTGGGGTGATCCTCAGGAAGAATCCATACTATCCGCTTGCCAATAAAATCGTTTTCGAGGAGGTTGACGTATACTATACAAGGGCTTCAGACCAAGATATAGCACTTGAAAGAGATGGCCATATTACATTTCAATATAGTGCAGCACCTTTAGATCTCATGGGTACTATACAGGCAGATGGAAGCATACCAACCAAGTATTTTGCTTCATATGTTTGGGTTATACATGGCTTGTGGTTTAACGCATGGAAATACCCATTAAACATAACCGAAGTAAGACAAGCTTTAACAATGCTTATAAATAGAACAAAACTTGCCGAGGCATACCCACTTAGGTTGCCATTGGATGACTATATAACAGGACTTGGCAACTCGAGTTGGCTTCCCAATTGGATTAGGAATAACCTCTATGATTGGAGCTATAATCCAACGAAAGCTTATCAACTACTTGAAAAGGCAGGATTTAAGAGGGGATCTGATGGCAAGTGGTATGATACAAGAACAGGGCAACCACTTAGCATAGAGATAGCCTGTGGCTCATATACTGATTGGATTGCTATGGCAGACAACCTTAAGTGGCAGTGGGAACAACATGGAATAGCTGTAACAACGAGGTCGTTCGATGTTTCATTGAGAGCTCAAGTACAAGATAACTTGCAATTCGATGTTCTAATCGAGACAGGGCCTATGGTATCAACATCCTTGGCTGAAGCTGGAGGTGGGTTCCTAAATTTAAGATGGTCAATGTTTGCAGGGTCAAACAATATAAACTTGACTAAGGTGGATAAGGCGTGGCCTGTACCTCTAAAGAATGGAACAATCATATATGTGTCACCCTATGTAGAGACTCTAAAGCTACAAGCATTCCTACCATTTACACCAGAGTGGTGGGACTCGTTAGCGAAGCTGGTATGGTTCTGGAACTACTATATCTTCACGGGTGTCGGATGGAAAGTTATAAGAACATTTGCTGTAAATGTTAAGACAACAAACATAATGGAGCTTATAGGTCCACCGGATGGAGTAATAGATACAGGACTAGGATATAAATTGCCGTACTATGATGGTATGAGGATATGGTGGTTTGGTTCATCACCTACAGGCTTTATAGCTCCATACCTATTCCAAGATTATGGTCTACTAAAACCAGCAACAAAGATACTATGGCCACCAGAAACACTACCAAGACCAACAGATATACGCAACTTAATACCATCAGAATTTAAGGTAAAAACATTACCTGAGGTAGTGGATGCATTACTTAAGCTAATTACTCCGCCAACCACTACAACATCTCCAGCTACACAGCCTAGAACAACTACTACTCCTATAACATCCCCAACATCTCCTGTCACAACCGCGACAACTACTACTCCCCCAACAACATCCCCAGCCACAACAACACCTCCTGCAACATCCCCATCTCCAACACAGACACAGACCGTTGCAACGCCAATATCAACAGTAACAGTTACAGCAACAATTGAGAGAAGTGTTACAGTACCGTCAACAGTAACAGTATTATCAACAAAAATAACAACAATAGTATCAGCATCACCAACAACAGTAACAGCAACAGATTGGACAACAACAACAATACTAGCAGTAGTGCTTCTAGTAGTCGGAATAGCCATCGGATGGATAATAAAAAGAAAATAA